Genomic window (Cololabis saira isolate AMF1-May2022 chromosome 10, fColSai1.1, whole genome shotgun sequence):
TATAAACAAACATTTACCCTTCCTGTCAATCCTGATATCTCTCTGTGCCACTTTTAACACTTCTGCTCAATCATTTTCCCAATTAGTCTTCAGGCACATTTTCATCAGTTTTGATTGTCACCCTCCTCTATTTATTCTACGAATTATTGGTGTTTTGATCAGAAAACACTGAGCCCAATGGCCTCTTATCTGAGTCCTAACAGTAAATGCAAATGAGTTATGAGTAATATTGTTACTATGGTTCACTTTAAGGGGTTCCTCAcgatatgtaaaaaaaaactgtgtagATGTAAAGTATAAATATGTGTGTgcacctttttcttttaaaaaaaagtgcatattCTTTGAAAACTGAGCAGAGTCAAGTGTTGTGGTTTAGACTTGCAATAGCACATTGCTACAAAACAACGTATCAGGCAAGATTGTGGTCTGACTAGTCTTACTTCCTAAAAAAACTGTGAATATGAAACGTGGATAACATCAACAGAAGGATATAAAGATGGTATAAAAGTTTCCCTGTTGTAGATTTAATTATATACCATCCATTGAATGGAAGTCTTGGCAGAAAAAATTAGGAAAGAAACAGATAAGTAAAGGCTGGTGGAAGAAGAGGGAAAAACATGCTGCATATTGAGGAGGCTACTCAATGATTCAGCTCCAAACACCTGCTGTATGTCATTAAAAGAAGCCCTTCGCTAAAATAAAGCCACATTAGATCATTTTTAGTGGTATTTGAATGGTGGAGTCAAGCAAAGGATAATCTGATAATGTGATGAAATGTGAAATCAATTTGGGTATCGTATTTTTAAACACACTTTTTGTGAGGTATAACTAGGTACAGTATGGACTCAAAACACACGACTTCACACAGGCAATGCAAGAAGAATTTAATAAGACGATTGTTTAATAGAGTGTAGTAACTGGTAGGGAAGTATGAAGAGAGGAGGGCTTATATGCAAACAAGGGTGGAGAAATGAGAGATGAGAGCAGCATTAATGGCAAGACAGCTCTGTACCTTGACTCTGTTTATCATCTATCATCTGTTGATTCCCCTTTACGTCTTATTTTCTCTCCTGATTTCCTTCGCACCGAAGGCGGCAGCTGACTATGTGAAGGCCCACCTGCCCGACTCACtgaagcagcagctgcaggccTTTGACAGAGAGAAGAGGGAGAGCGCTGTCTCGCATGCCAGCATTCTTGAGCAGCGCATCCTGGCTGTGGATCGTGAGATGCTGGACAAGCTCTCTGCCAACCATGATGAAGCAGGTCAGGATGGGGAGGAGGGTAGTAGGAAGTAGATAAATGAATATGCCGCACAGTTTCGGAGCCAAAAGCAGGAGGTGTGGAGGGGTCTGGAAACCTTTAAGGGGAGAGCAGTAGACATAAAGATTAAAGCTGTGATGTAAAGTGAATATAATCTTTTGGAAATAAAAGGTGGATTTATATagaatttattatatattcagaTTCACTTTTATATTTGGGTTTCATCAGATGAAGTCCTATATCAGAGGCTAAAAATAGTGAGAGCCCCAAGTGTTAcgatccatttctttttttctgaaaacaGATATTCAAGTTTCtctcaaaactgctttgattctTGTTGTTTTGGTCCCTGACAAAAGTTTACGCTCCTTAGCACTTAACAATGGACCTACGGTTGTTTTAACTCCTGAGATGTTCCTTTAACATTTTCAGTCTGTTAATTTCTTTACagcttagtgttttttttttcagatttagaAATATGTACCCTTAAAACTGTATGAATCCATACAAATATTAATTTCAgtagaagaagaaataaaagatgTCCTTTTCAGCTGGGATTTTTCCTACAAAGAAAATAATTCTAGTTTTTACTTCTTTGGTATCTCTATCTGATAAAATGAGCAAAACGACAATGTTTCTAAGTAACCTTGTTATACACTTCTCCCACATATCGAGCCACATAAACATTGTAGATAAGAAAAAGCAGTTTACTACAatgttttgtgaaataaaattgTCTCAACCTGTGAATTCTTAGATTGTGTTCCTCCTGGTAAATACTATTAGACTCATCATTGTTTAGATTATTTCCTTTATAGatgtttaaaatgcttttattgtaaGTGTTTTCTTTGAATGTCCTGCACAGGCACCACATGCTTGATGGCACTGCTGTCAGACAGAGAGCTCACAGTGGCCAATGTTGGGGACTCTCGCGGTGTGTTGTGTGACAAAGATGGGAATGCTGTTGCATTATCACATGACCACAAGCCATATCAGCTTAAAGAACGCAAGAGGATCAAGAGGGCAGGTATATACTGAGATAAACAATACTATTAAGTATACAATGGGCCGTTTTTCCGAATTTGTGTCCTTGGCTGCCACCTGTCGGTAGATCCTGCAAATGGCAGTGTGAAACATTTGGTTGTGCCTGAAAAAGATGCATAAGCTGTGATGACTTTCTGTCTCAATTTTTTCCCACAagtttcaattttatatttgttttatagctgttaacattttttttttaatttattaatattctTTTTTAATGATGAGTTATTCTTTTTCACTTCCAGGAGGCTTCATCAGTTTCAATGGATCCTGGAGAGTTCAGGGTATCCTCGCTATGTCCCGCTCCCTAGGGGACTACCCCCTCAAGAACCTCAATGTAGTCATTCCCGATCCGGATATAATGATCTTTGACCTGGACAAACTGCAACCAGAGTTCATGATCCTGGCATCCGACGGCCTGTGGGATGCCTTCAGCAATGAGGAGGCAGTGCGGTTCGTTCGTGAACGTCTAGACGAGCCTCACTTTGGCGCAAAAAGCATAGTTCTTCAGTCTTTCTACCGCGGCTGCCCTGATAACATCACCGTCATGGTGGTGAAGTTTAAGAGTGGACCGGGGGGGAGCAGCAAGGCGGGTTAGTAAGTCAGGATCACGATTAGAGCTAACAGTGTGATCAGTAtgattccccccccccccccccgatcatCTGGAGGAAGCAGCAAGTATGCTATCACaggagaacagatggaaactgaTGTACGGACACTGAAAACTTTACTCTTGACAAGTGCACTGACAAACATATGCACATACACTTGCTAACACATGTAAAAATGAACTTTcactttatttaatttgattGAGATGAGGGCATTTTACCACAGATATAACTATCTTCCATAAGAatcattatttcattaaaaaaaaagtacactactaaaacaacaaacacaggGGATGTTATCTTAACCAGCACACATAAGACTGTGATTGCTTTACCTACTGTTTACTATACATGCACTGCTTTTTCAGAGGAAGCTCAAGTTGTGCCTACAAGATTTACTGTTCTACCATAAGAAGGTGCTGTAAAtgcaactataaaaacacctttcAGCATGCAGAATTTTGATGATGCTCTAAAGTCTCCATCGGACCCAAATCTTTcgataaagtaataataaaagcaaaccTCAACATTGAGTAAGAAAGACTCACCCCTGCGTTCTTTACCTTTTCGCCTGTTCACCCTACATTCATCTTGAATTTATGCTGAGTATGAAGGATTCTAAAAGAGAGCAACCACTGCGCTGAAAATAGATTGGAGGTCACAGTTTTCAAATTAAGACAgtccaaaaaaactaaaataaaaatgctcaagaagaaaacaaattaaatgtgATGATTTGAAACACACTTAAACCTCTTTCAAATTTTGGATTTATTGGTTATTGTTCAACGACAAACTGAGACAgtgatttttaatgattttctATTATTTCTATATACTGTGTGTGTCTGAGTTTATTTAGCCAAATTATGCACAAATTATTGGACTTATGAAATGCCTGTTGATCTGTTTGTGCACATTTGGACAGTTAGTTGCCTTCAAAGTGGGTGTGACTGTGGTTGATGGAACCAACCAGTAAACAGCACAAGGAGCTGAAACCTGTTAGAGTGGGATTCTCTATGAATGCACTCTGACAAAGAGGATGAAAGGCTCGTGTGTCTTCCAAGCTGAGTTTTCTTTCTAAGTCACCTTTCAAGTCTGAGAAAGTGTGTCATGCTCAAACGAGAAACTGAGGGAGACATTCTAAATTTACTTACAAAACAAACAGTACACTTGCATATGTAATGCTAAAAAATCACACATCAAACATTCTTGTTATTGAACTGTAATGCAGACATAACAGACAATTACAACATTATTCTTAGTGAGTCATGATGTAAAACCTGACTAAATCAGAAACCCCCCTTTTTTTGCAATGTTATTCAGGTAATGTGATCTGTTCCCTCCAAGGTGTTTGTCACTGTCTGTAGTAAGGCATACATGCTTTGACATGCATGACTTCTGCATGTTCAAGAACAAAGTACTGACCATGTTTGTCACTGGACACTGGTAGCTGCCTTTGACCTGGACAGCACACAAGACTTGATATGGCAAGACTTTTAAAAAGATGACTCATTGTGAACTGCACAGCTGAAGTGATCCGAAACGTGATATGCTCCTGAGGCAATACAACCAGCGTCATCGACAGCAGTGACATGTTACAAGTTCCAGTAAACCATATTTGATTTACTACTGATTTCAGTCCAGCTGTTACCACTGTGTACCATGACCTTTCATCAACTGAGAGAAATGGtgacttttatctttttttttatcagtttacCTAATGCCTtatttattgttgattttaGTTGCCAGGCAGATTGCCAAATAACTATGATGGGTGTTTATTTCCAGTTCCTTCTGCTCATGAGCTAAAAATttacagaaaaaagagaaacatcaTTTTACTGTGGAAAAAGCAGTTTATGTTAACGGCGCGAGTGGATGTTCGGTATGACATGTTCTATGTAAACTCAGTAGCCTATTAAACTCTTTCATGTGAATACTTGGCTCATTTTATTCCTTATTAAAAGCTCGACAGTGAACTTTGACCATTATGGTTGGTCTGAACTTGTCTGGCTATTATACCCTTCAAGGTTTCATCGCCTCTCCAGGAATTTCCATCCCTGCTGTCTTTGGAGTCGCTGATCTAAAGAAACTGCCGCAAATCATATAGTCCAGCAAGAGTGACAGGTTAGGCTTCCGGCATCATACTTGAATTAGACTACACGTGAGGTCCGGGAATGTGTATCGAGTGCTTCGGCCGGGCAGCAGAGATATAATTTTCCACGCCATGTCTGTATGCAAAGCTGCAACGCGGCTCCACTTCAGCACTGggaaagcaaggcaaggcatggcaaatgtatttataaagcacatttcacatgatgagcatggactcactgtgctcaaatacataaacaaacaaacaaaattacaagtttacaataacagaaacagacaaaagtatgacaagagaaaaaaaaacaacaataacaaccataagtccattttaacaaaagtgtGATCACCCAGCCAACCATAGAGTTTACAcaaacgcctgtgcaaaaaggtacgtttttagtctgcttttgaaagtgggcactgttggagcagacctagTTCCTGCAGCAAGGAATTCCAGAAAGtgtagtagtgactgaaagcaccatagtGTGAATTCTTCTAGATATGAtgagaagactcttatttgatgatgGGGATCTGTCCGCTATGTAAAGCGCacatgcacaacctgaaaccgCTTGCCGATATCAAGGTCGGAGATGGATTGCAGCAGGTGTTGAGGCTCAGAATAGCGCGAACGTCAACATGAGTTGTCCAAATAGCCTACTGTAGACCCCCATTGAGTCTAATAACCCTCAAACCTAATGCGTCACGTTCAGTGTTGCGGGAATTTACAGTGTTGGACTGTCACTGGACACGTTATAAGAGCCGGACCAGTGTGTTTTAGCAGCCAGTGGAAAACGACTGTCATTTGGCTGGACCTGTTGAATCAGTTTGGATCctgtaaaataatattttgaggCAAACAATATGGGCCAGCACACTTCCAAGTCCTCCGTCGAGGCGCGCGTGATTTTCCAGCGCTTTGGCGCAGAGGATATCTATGAAAGAAAAGATGCGTCCTCTACCCCAGACCCTGTTGTTCGCTTTCAGAAGAGAGGGACAACTCCAGGGAGCCGCCATCACTCCTTCTCCCGGGCCCTGGAGAAAGCAGCCCCTCACTCTTGGCCCCAGAGCCGCCGTGACGCCGGGGGACTGGTGTACGTCATGGACGACCCGACCGGCGGCGTGTGGGTGAGGCCGGAGGAGAGATGGACGAGATCTTGAAAGACAGGAGTTGTGAACTAGGCTTCTGTTGAAATACCAACGAATTACGCAGAGAACTCACTCGAGCATCGCGATGCTGGCTGGATGCTTTCTGTGGCCTTCACTTCCAGCGTCTTCAGAGCAGCAGATGCCCCTTGATTTGAGTTCTTGGGACGCGCTTTTCGCAGCGCGTCCACGCCGCGGCTGGACCTGCAGGGGGTTTACTGTAAATGCCCCTGCAGCCCTGGGGAGGCTGCACTGATCACTGCAATGAAGTTTAATTGCAACTTCAACATTCAGTGTCAGTTTGAGAAGAAGACACAAGAAGAGAGACATTGTGTTACATGTGGAGATGacatgttttctttgcaaacatTGTGCTGCATTCTCTTGTTTTTATGATAGATTACGTCTGCTTTATTAAGTTATGTCTTAACCTGAAATATATGAATCTATATATCAAAACCAAAAGCACCTgagatatataaatacaatgaaTGAAAGAGAGGAGTCTGGATTAAGTCAGCTGCAAGCTTGGGAACACAGTGCGCATCGGGCGTGTTTCAATACTTACTTGACTaacctaatttatttttttgcttctcTTATTTTACCTTTCCTTCCTTTGTTATTGTTTAGTAATATTGTAACAATTATTATAGTTATTATTTTGTTACTAAGTTTGGCAGTTTTCATGTATTCTATGGTCAgtgtgatatttttcatttttctgttttgCTCCTCTTGTTTgtgagagagagcaggagatttGGCAGAAAACAGTTGACCATCTGTGGATGGAAACATTATCAGGTGACATTCAGCATTTGAAAGTGAAACAAGGGTCGAAGCACGCACAcgcattttattgtattttatttggtgAAATTTACTTTATTGTgacagtcttttctttttttctggtgaAAGATTTCATCACGACATTGTGATCTCCTTTACCTATTGACTTTTACATGTTAAAATCtacaaattaaatgtaatttattgtTTGGTCTCATTGTATGTGTCATCTCTCTGGTTTATTAAAGTTCCCTTTGAGGATTAATAACGGATTAAAGGATTATGGAATAGAATTGATGGTTTGTCTTGAAATTCTAATTGTCAAATTGGGTCTGGAATTAAATTACTAGACATCTTACTGTGTGTATCCAAGGTCCACCAAGGTTTACCAAGGTCAGACCATGCAAAgctcaaagaaaaagaaaagaaaccaaTCTACATTCACTGAGCATTTTAAGTCTGAGTCTGTCTACAACATGACATATGGGTGAAGTTCCTGGAACAACGTCCTTTGGAGCCAAAAGTGGAGCTGTGTATTAACGTCCAGCGCCATGCTTGGTGAAAGTCAAACAgtatttcagcagaaacacctgACACCCTGTGGGTAGTGGAGTGATGATATGGGGTTATTTTGCTGCCAAAGGACCTGGGCACCTTGTAATTATTGAGATGACCATGAACATCTCTATAGTATACAGGTCAAAGGTGAGATAATTTAATGTCTGTAGCTTTGTTGTAACTGGGTCATGCAGCAAGATAGAGATACAAAGCTATAACTCAACATCAGAATATTTGAAAATTAAACAATTCAAGGTTTACAAAGGGCGTAGCACACCAAACCAaattcaaatgctatgatcagaGTTTGGGCGAGTGAATTCTCAAGAATCTCGGTGTTAAACAGTGTTCTATATGTAATTGTGCCAAAATTCCTTCACAACAATATCAGTCATACAGGAAATTATCACTTCAAGTTAATACTGTCAAATTGTATACAAACTTTTAGGATCTTCTCTTCGTTTTGGCAtgatttctgtctttttttttcatgtatgacACAGTGAAAAAAGTCGTCTGGGGTTGCAATTTCCTAATTGTAAAATCCACAATCAACagataattattattgtttattattttgattggttattattgtttatattATACAACAGTTCATTTAGGTAACAATTCTTCATTATCCTTTCAATTATCATTGGCATAGTTGACATTGAGAAGAGAATCGCACTATGGACAGTGAAATAACAACCGATAAGTCAAAGTTAAACTTTGCTCCATGCGTGCCTTATCGAGATATGGAGCTTACTGGCTTATTTATTAAACGCCTAGCAACGCACTAAGCAAACACACGTCAAAAGGAAGAATAAAGACTTCCTGACTGAAAGACTGTGCATGCGTTAATCCGCCATGGGCCACCTGGTATCCAAACAGCCAGAGGTGCAGGTTCTCCTGCTGGGCCTGGATAACGCGGGGAAATCCACTCTCCTGTACAAACTGAAACATGGCGCAGATGTCACAACCGTCCCGACGATTGGCTTCAACGTGGAAATGCTGGAAGCCAGAaagaacaggaagagcatctcgGTAACGATCTGGGACGTGGGTGGCCAGGCGCTGATGCGCCAGCACTGGTCTGATTTCCAGCAGAACACCGCAGCCGTCGTGTTCGTGGTGGACAGCACCGACCGGGAGCGGCTGGACGAGGCGCGCAGGGAACTGGAAAACACGCTGAGGAGCGAGCAGCTGCGGGGCCGCCCGCTCATCCTTCTGGCAAACAAACAGGACGTGAGCGGAGCTCTGACTGTCACGGAGATGAAAGACAGCTTCAATTTGAGAAAGACGTGCTTCGACCGGGACTGGTTCGTCCAACCTTGCTCTGCCTCCACTGGATTTGGAGTTCAGGAGGCCTTCAGGCGAGTGGTGCACATGGtcagactcccctcggaggcgGGCGCAGTTAAAGAGAATATCAAAGACACAGTGCACTACCTCCGCTCGAATAGCAGGCAATAACTTAACCATGACACGATTACAAATgcattttgaaagtctgtttgAAATTAGCTAACATTGTTGGAATTCAAACTTCTGCTTAAAAGTTCTGTTGATTAGTGGCCCCAGAGTGATAAATAGATGACTATAGATCAAAACTGCCGCTTTCATCATTGGTACTGGTTTGTGTATCCACAGCTATCATTTAGAGTccaaaatacatatttttcacAGTTGTGAAATAGAAATGTCAAAGCGATCACAGTATCCAGTATCACAGACAAAAGCAAGGACGAACGCAAAGAGACTAAGAACGGGAGTAAGTCTTGCTGCAAAGTCATCTGCACTGTTTCTCTTTATTTCCTTGCATGCACAAAGGATCTAATCttaatcttctttttttgtaaatggctggtgccaaatgttttttttcgttATTGTTCATTCCTATTCAATCTCCAATAAAGATGGGGATAAGTAACATATTCACGAGTCAAAGGAACCTGGAAACCTTTTTCTATTGTGCTTCTTATATCTCTGATTGAACAGATTATTCAAACATCGGTCAAATCATATCCATACAGTTGCTCTTACCAGATTAAAATATAGTAACCTTCAACAGTCGCTATAGGACACATTCTGTGAGATCATTGAAGTCACAGTTCAGGCTGGTTACTGATGCCCAACATATCCAGTTTTAGATTTCGAGTTTAGTGAAGCCTCACTCTGTCCGTGGTGTCCTCGTCATGTAGTTTGTCCCATGGTGGACTCAGACAGTCCTCGGTCACCTCGGACGGTCTCTTCGTAAGTTGGCAGACGTTTGCAGTCGTCGTACGTCGGCAGCTGCGCTGCTGCGTCCTCTAAGCTGTCCCGAGTGCAGCTCTCCATCAGCATCTCCTGCGAGGCTGCGGCGCTTGGCGGTccatgtggtggtggtgggatgTGCTGCCTGGATCTGGAGCACAACACTCTTTGGACAAAGTATCCAACTGCGAAGAGAAGCAGCATGATGAGCACCCCGGAAAGTTTCCGGGTCACCATGGCGATGTTATAGTAGGTCTGGTCTACAAACTGCGTGCAGCAGGTGGTTGTATTTCCGTGTGCACAGCAGACCTGGTCATCCCGACAAAGGTCTTGTCCACATCTATGGATGGAATAAACAAGTGTGCGGCCGAGAAGACACGCGGTAAAAACCACCAAAGCCTGGCATCCGATGAAAAACATTTCGTTTCAACGTGAAATGAAGCtgatagtaaaaaaaatagGACGCTGGAGAGACCATTTACTGGATGGCAGACAGGATTCTTTGAAACATCACGTCGTCGCGGACTCACTGCATTCCTCATCGGTGACAAAAGCCACCGAAATGAAGTAGTGAAACGAATTTTCACGAGTTTGCATTGTGTTCCCAAAATTGACCAGTCGCTGGGGAAGAGAAGGAAAAAGCTGAATCGGTCACATATGAAAATATTACGCGTTTTTACTATGCACTTAGTGGGTCTAAAGCGCAAAAATTGGTAAAGAATCTCGTATCTACAATGGCTTCATTTGTTATCCAAACAGGCGCCCAGGAAATTGACAGCTCTTGTCCTAGActttgggggaaaaaagaaaacacgacCAATGAATCCCCACAGTGGGAGGGGACGTTTAACTAGCCATGTTTCAGGACAATGGACAGAGTTCAACACGCCCTCTCTGAGAAAGACAAGAGGCGCTGTCTAGGGTGCTGAGGCATATAGATCAGAATACTTTAAATTTGCTTTCCTGGCAAAACTGCAAAGAAAATCCATTTGCAACACTGCTTTATGTTCAGTGTACACTCGGGTCAATTCAGGTCACCTCTTAAAAGGCTGCATTGGTTTGGTCAACATCCATTTAGTCCAATGCATCTATGGAAAGCAATAAGTACAAAGTGCTACCCTGTTTGTTTACtcaaatgcaataaaatgctcAATACAGCCTACTGCTGCAAAACAGTAGCATGGAAGTGGTGCTGCCATTGGATTAGCTAGAATTCAAACTAAAACTTATGGGAAATGAACTACAAATGAAACAGAACCAGAGATTTGTCATTTTAGTGACCGAGTCAAGCAAAAGCAAGTATTTTGTGTTGCATCATGGCCTCCACAGAGAATCAATAATGTGACTAGATGATTAGTTGTGGTAATGGACGGAAGTGCTCCCTAATAGCATGTCTGCACATTTTAGATGACAACATCAAGTGTCATGTTACTGCTGCTCAGTGTTTTCAGTCAACTGTTCAGAGAAATGGCATATTCCACATTCagttctgctgggctttaatgAACGAGTGCTTGAAATGTACACAGCAgccaaaaaaagagggaaagaaaaatgAACCAAAAAGGTGTTGTGGTAAAAGTTTACTGGAGAAAGTATCAAAGACAAAACTGTGGCAACAGTGGTCACAAGCCAAGAAGTCATGTTTGGATTTCACTTCACAGATTTTCTTCCTTGAACACATTTGTAGAACATTTAAGGTCAAGTATCAGTCTCCACATTAATAGTTTGTGTTGAAACATGTTGACAGAAGTGAAATCCCTTTGTCACTCTCCAGTCAGGCCTGCCGAGTCTCAGGCGGTCTTGTTCTTTTGTGCAAGTAGTTCCCTTGAGACAGATTTGCTGAATGGCATTATAGTAAGGGGTCCCAGCTGGATGGCTTGctctttaaaaacaaagttagagggattcattaaaaatcataGTTTGACAGATTTAATATTCCTTTAAGTAAATTGAACCGTCAAATACAGTCCAttaataacccccccccccaaaaaaaaaacagaaccatTGACTGGATTTTACAAGTCATTGTACTCACGTGCTTTGTGCTCTGCATTTCTCTTTACTAATTTAGAGGACTGCTGGCGTTTTATGCCTTGGTACGGTGCAGGATGGACACGGATGTAAGTGGCTGGATAGTGTTCATTTTTACTCTCCTCTAAAGTAATGATGGGATGCGTTTGTGGGGctactgtagttgtagttgtaggAGCTGCTGTTGGTGGTTCTGTTGGTGGTTCCTCCTCCCGTTGGGAGAGATCACAGCTCCTGCATGCCTGGTCACTCCCATCTATCGACTGCCATCTAGACAGGGAATatcatttttcaaaagttgTTTGAAAAAAATCCCTTTGCGCAATCAAGGTCGAAAGTGTAAAACTTTAAATCCAAGGGGAAAATGAATTCTGACAGTACTTCAGACAACCAACCGTTTCCAACTATAGTTCAATTACCTGTTCCCAATTAAAGAGCAGGCTCTGTTCCGAGAGCTGACAGACAGCGCAACTGGAACAGCCTTTAGATGGCAGGTTATATAGATCTGTAGGACATACATTTGAAAGAAGTGTGGGCATGCAAATGTTTGAGCAGCTATTGTTAACTACCAGCCAGAAGTAGTTAACAAAACCAAAAAGTGCTGATATACAAATTCCCAGaaaaacatttaacaaaaattgAGTGAGAAGTATAAACCTGGTTGCTGGGTTCTTGGTAGAAATTGAAGGCATCTATTTGGAACCTCAGCTTGTGTTCATCAAGTCTCGGCAGGTAACGAGAGTTTGAATTTGTGAGGTAAGCATCTGCAAGACACCTATTGTGGAATATGCATTTATAATTAAGAtttgctttaaaaacaaaaaacgcttTATTGCTGGAGGAAAGTATATTTAGTGCAAGCtcaattcaatttatatagcatctaatacaacagatgtctctagaaGCTCACCCATGATGCTCAATAAAATCATATCTTAATGACGACTCTGGATCAGGAGTTGCTGTGGCCACACAGTGGTCAACATACACTCGCAGGGGCAGATGGTTCCCCATCATTGCAGAGACTTCAACGTGAATGGGATCACCCAGGAAATATATATAAGATTCCCTCTCAAACTGCCAGTCATCTGCAAAGAGAAGGGAGattatacacacaaacacaaattgtTAGGCTTTTAAGAAAGCTGCATGACACTCATCTAGCCATTACCTGTCATGATTTGCAGATTGAAGTCTATCTGGTCATCCACAGAGGTCGTGGAGACAAAAGGAACCCACGTGGGATTCAAGGAGATGCCATCCACTGAATATCGCCTGTAAATGTCAGACCATTACACAATTTCTGAATGTAGATAACCAGGAAGTCCATTGCATAAAATGATACAagaacgaaaaaaaaataaattatatagtGCCCCCAATTCTTAAAGGATATAAGGCTTACTTTTCATAATGGCATTCAACTGGTATAGTTGCACCATCCAGCCTGAGCAAACCATCAGCAGAAGGTTCAGGCGAGTAAACCAGGACATTAGAATATATGATCTTCTCTTCAGTtgactgggggaaaaaaagtgaattttCACTGTAAGCTTGCAGATAGAACTTAAAACATGGAAATGTAAACAATGAGCTTCACCCAGGGAAGGCAAGCGTGCTCACTGAGAGTTTGGTTCCACAGTCAGTCAGCTGAGTCACAATGGTGAAGTCATCCTCACCCGACGGGACCGCCCCACATTCACCGTCCTTACTCAAGAAGTTTGAACCCAATCGCAGGTGCTCGCCGTCCACCTGAAGGCCTGTATCAAATAAATCGGCCTGCACCACAATTTCCATGGAATCCGGGTGACACCTGACCACGATGGGCCGAGGCCGCTCGTCGAGCTGCGAGCTCGCCTGCTGTTGCACCGCAGACAGCCGGGCTGGCACTCTCCCGGATGTCCCGGCCGGAGGTTTGAAGAAGTCCACTACATTTGATGCTTGGTTA
Coding sequences:
- the ppm1la gene encoding protein phosphatase 1L isoform X2, with protein sequence MVKGKVAEMMQNERLGGLSVLDAEFSKTWDFKNNNVAVYSIQGRRDHMEDRFEVLTDISNKSHPSIFGIFDGHGGEAAADYVKAHLPDSLKQQLQAFDREKRESAVSHASILEQRILAVDREMLDKLSANHDEAGTTCLMALLSDRELTVANVGDSRGVLCDKDGNAVALSHDHKPYQLKERKRIKRAGGFISFNGSWRVQGILAMSRSLGDYPLKNLNVVIPDPDIMIFDLDKLQPEFMILASDGLWDAFSNEEAVRFVRERLDEPHFGAKSIVLQSFYRGCPDNITVMVVKFKSGPGGSSKAG
- the ppm1la gene encoding protein phosphatase 1L isoform X1; the protein is MIGDTMTLLSLLGRIMRYFLLRPETLFLLCISLALWSYFFHTDEVKTIVKSSRDAVKMVKGKVAEMMQNERLGGLSVLDAEFSKTWDFKNNNVAVYSIQGRRDHMEDRFEVLTDISNKSHPSIFGIFDGHGGEAAADYVKAHLPDSLKQQLQAFDREKRESAVSHASILEQRILAVDREMLDKLSANHDEAGTTCLMALLSDRELTVANVGDSRGVLCDKDGNAVALSHDHKPYQLKERKRIKRAGGFISFNGSWRVQGILAMSRSLGDYPLKNLNVVIPDPDIMIFDLDKLQPEFMILASDGLWDAFSNEEAVRFVRERLDEPHFGAKSIVLQSFYRGCPDNITVMVVKFKSGPGGSSKAG
- the arl14 gene encoding ADP-ribosylation factor-like protein 14 → MGHLVSKQPEVQVLLLGLDNAGKSTLLYKLKHGADVTTVPTIGFNVEMLEARKNRKSISVTIWDVGGQALMRQHWSDFQQNTAAVVFVVDSTDRERLDEARRELENTLRSEQLRGRPLILLANKQDVSGALTVTEMKDSFNLRKTCFDRDWFVQPCSASTGFGVQEAFRRVVHMVRLPSEAGAVKENIKDTVHYLRSNSRQ
- the LOC133452689 gene encoding zona pellucida sperm-binding protein 3-like — translated: MDCNPQRVVAWWLVVFYSVSTLAESRLFYNQASNVVDFFKPPAGTSGRVPARLSAVQQQASSQLDERPRPIVVRCHPDSMEIVVQADLFDTGLQVDGEHLRLGSNFLSKDGECGAVPSGEDDFTIVTQLTDCGTKLSSTEEKIIYSNVLVYSPEPSADGLLRLDGATIPVECHYEKRYSVDGISLNPTWVPFVSTTSVDDQIDFNLQIMTDDWQFERESYIYFLGDPIHVEVSAMMGNHLPLRVYVDHCVATATPDPESSLRYDFIEHHGCLADAYLTNSNSRYLPRLDEHKLRFQIDAFNFYQEPSNQIYITCHLKAVPVALSVSSRNRACSLIGNRWQSIDGSDQACRSCDLSQREEEPPTEPPTAAPTTTTTVAPQTHPIITLEESKNEHYPATYIRVHPAPYQGIKRQQSSKLVKRNAEHKAQQAIQLGPLTIMPFSKSVSRELLAQKNKTA